A segment of the Actinomycetes bacterium genome:
AGGGTCGCGTCGACGTCCTCGGCCCGGTCGCAGCGCAGCCCGACCCCGCCGTATGCCTCGGTCAGCTTCACGTAGTCGGGCACGTCGAAGCCGAGGGCGACCTCGGAGTAGCGCTCGTCGTAGAACAGCTCCTGCCATTGGCGGACCATGCCGAGGTGGCCGTTGTTGAGGATGAAGACCTTGATCGGGATGCGCTCCACGGTGCAGGTGGCCAGCTCCTGGGCGGTCATCTGGAAGCAGCCGTCGCCGTCGATGGCGACCACCAGCTCGCCGGGCCGGCCCACCTGGGCGCCCATCGCAGCCGGGACCGCGAACCCCATCGTGCCCAGCCCGCCCGAGTTGATCCACGAGCGGGGACGCGAGAAGCGGAAGAACTGCGACGCGTACATCTGGTGCTGGCCCACGCCGGCCACGACGACCGCGTCCCCGCTGGTCAGGGCCGAGACCCGCTCGACCACGTACTGGGGCTTGAGCGGGCCGTCGGGCCGCTGGTCATACCGGTACGGGAAGCGCTCCTTCCAGTCGGCCATGGCCCTGCGCCAGCCGCCGGTGTCGCCCGGCCCCTCCTCGGCCACGACGGCCCGGTAGGCGGCCACCAGCTCCTCGAGCACGAGTTTGACGTCGCCCACGATGGGCACGTCGGCCGCGCGGTTCTTGCCGATCTCGGCTGGGTCGATGTCGGCGTGGACGATCCGCGCCTTGGGCGCGAACGTGGCCAGGTTGCCGGTCACCCGGTCGTCGAAGCGGGCGGCCAGGGCCACGATCAGGTCGGCCTCCTGCAGGGCGGCGACCGCGGCGTAGTTGCCGTGCATGCCCGGCATGCCAAGCGCCAGGGGATGGGTGTCGGGGAACGCGCCCCTGGCCATCAGCGTCGTGGTGACCGGGGCCTGGGCCGCCTCGGCCAGCTCGCGCAGGGGCTCGTGAGCGCCCGCCTTGATCACGCCGCCGCCCACGTACAGGACGGGCCGGCGCGCCTGGCGGAGCATGGCGGCCGCCTCGCGCACCCGCTTAGCGTGCGGACGGACGGTGGGCCGGTAGCCGGGCAGGTCGATGGACTCCGGCCAGGTGAACTCAGTGCTGGCCTGCAGCACGTCCTTGGGCAGGTCGACCAGGACCGGTCCGGGCCGCCCGGTCGAGGCGATGTAGAACGCCTCGGCAACCGCCCCCGGGATGCGGGCCGGGTCGGTCACCAGCTCGTTGTGCTTGGTCACCGGGATGGTGATGCCGGTGATGTCGGCCTCTTGGAACGCGTCCGAGCCGATGTTGCCGCTCGGCACCTGCCCGGTGATCGCCACCAGCGGCACCGAGTCCATGTAGGCGTCGCAGAGCGCAGTCACCAGGTTGGTCGCGCCCGGCCCGCTGGTGGCCATGCAGACCCCGACCCGCCCGGTCGCCCAGGCGTACCCCTCGGCGGCGTGGCCTGCGCCCTGCTCGTGGCGGACCAGGATGTGGCGGACCGAGGACTCGCGCAGCGGGTCGTAGGCGGGGAGGATGGCGCCCCCGGGAAGCCCGAACACGACGTCGACGTCGCATCGTTCCAGGCTGCGGATGAGGGCCTGTGCTCCGGTGACCTTCACTGCTCGACTCCAGTCGCTGGTGGGACGGCTTCCTTGGGCAAGAAAAAAACCTCCTGCCACATTGGCGTAGGAGGCTTCGCGCGGACCCGGCGTTGGGTCCGCGCTAGGTGATAAGTACGAGGTTCAGCTGACAGGGCATCCGGGCCTCTGCACTGGTCGGCGGCACTGCTTGGCATGGTACCTGACCTGTCAACCTCGTGGGGACCCAGGCCGCTGGCGCTGGCGTGAACTCTTGGGCACGATTGGGCACGATCTGGAGCCCCGGGGTCCCAGCCACGCAGGCCAGGACGCCGCCCCCCATGCCGTACGGCCGACCCCGCCCCACCGACCCGCCGATCCGCCGTCCTGCCGACCTCCCGTCCCGCCCGCCTCAAAGGAGCCGCCCGATGCGCGCACTGGTCGCCGATCCCTCCGCCTCCCCCGCGCTCAAGCTCGACGACGTGCCCGAGCCGTCCCCGGGCCCGGGCCAGGTCCTGGTCAGGATGGAGGCCGCCTCGATCAACCGGGGCGAGATCCGCAGCGCCCGCCGGCAGCCGCCCGGCACCGTGATCGGCTGGGACGTGGCCGGGACGGTGGCCGCGCTCGGCGAAGGCGTGCGCGAGTTCGACGTCGGCCAGCGGGTCGTCGGCCTCAACGAGCGTGGCGGCGCGTTCGCTGAGCTCGTCCCGCTCCCCGCCGAGTGGACCGCGCCGCTACCCGACGCGTGCGACCCGGTGCTCGCGTCGACCCTGCCGGTGGCCGGAATCACCGCCGTAGGCATCCTCCGCCTGGCCCGTGTGCACGCCGGCGACCGGGTGCTGATCACCGGCGCGGCCGGCGGAGTCGGTCAGCTCGCCGTACAACTCGCCCGCGAGGCCAAGGCGACCGTCACCGGCCAGGCCGGGAGCGAGGAGCGCGCCGCGGCGGTCCGCAAGGCCGGCGCCGAGACGCTCGTCCACCCGGGCGACGGGTCGGACGTGGACGGCCAGTTCGACGTCGTGCTCGACGGCATCGGCGGGCCGATGCTCGGCCCGCTGCTGCGCGCGACCGCGCCCAGGGGTCGGGTGGTGGTCTACGGCAACTCAGCCGACGCCGAGTCCACCTTCCGGGTCGAGGACTTCTACGGCAAGGGGGTCGTGATCTCCGGCTTCCGGATCTTCGCCAGCGTCGCGCCCGACCAGGCCGTGCGGGACCTGGCCAACCTGGCCGACCAGGTGGTCGCCGGCAAGCTCGACGTGCGCGTGCAGGCGACCGCGCCGCTGGCCGACGCGCTCGGTCTGGTACGCGACCTCTACGACCGCAAGGTGACCGGCAAGGTGGTCATCACCGGAAACCCCTCAACCGGCAGTCCTCCGTCCATGTGAGGGTAGCTCGGCGTCGCCGACCTGCAGGCTCCGAGGTCCAGACGGTCGCCGTCCTGCCGCCGTCGCTCACCAGCGGTGGCAAGCCTTGCAGCTGGTCAATCCGGGTCCAGCGAGCCCCCTCCTCGTGCAGCGGCCGTTTCGCGTAGGCCCGAAGGCCATTGAGCAACTTCGCCGAGCCCTCGCCGCATGCGACCTGTCATTCGCCAGAAGGAGTTGAATCCGTACGCACAGGGATCCCCGAACGGACGCGCTCACCGCCCCGCCCTCTCACCGCCGGCTAGGCCAATCGTGGATTTGCGCTGGAAGCTACGGGGAGGCCTCCTCCATTGCGCTGCCATGGCGCCGGACCACCCGAGCGTCCCTCGCCCCAGGAACACGTGCCGGGCGGGATCGGTTGCAGGCCGCGGTCAGGAGGGCGACGGCCCCGCAGCGGTGCCAGACGGGCTGCCCCGTCCCGGCTCGGTGGTGCCGCCCCGTCCCGGCTCAGGGTCGCCGCGTCCCGGCCCGCGCTCGAGCATGCGGGCGAGCCGGTCCCCGGTGTAGCCGAGCTCGGCCAGCACGGCCTCGGTGTGCTCGCCGAGCAGGGCGGCGGCAGCCCCAGGGCGGCCGGGGTGGCCGACAGCGTGACCGGGGAGCGAACCAGGGGCAGCGGGCCGGTCGGGTGGTCGACCTCGGCGACCAGCCCGACCTCGCGGACGTGGGCGTCGGCGAAGACCTGGTCGACGGTGTTGACCGGGGCCACGGGCACGCCTTGGCGCTCGAGCTCGGCCTGCCAGTGCGCCGCCGGCTCTGCCGCGAGGGCCTCCTCGAGCGCTCGGGTGAGCTGGACGGCGTGGCCGACCCTGCTCGCATTGTCGGCGAAGCGCGGGTCGTCGGCCAGGTCGTCCCGACCGAGCACGGCGCAGAGGCGGCGGAACTGGGCGTCGTTGCCGGCGCCGATCATCATCGCCCCGTCGGCGCACGCGTAGGCGCCGTACGGGGCGATGTTGGGATGGTGGTTGCCCATCGGCTCCGGTACCGAGCCGCCGATCAGGTAGTTGGCGGCCTGGTTGGCGAGCAGGGCGATGGTGGTCTCCAGCAGCGGCACCTAGGTCGGCGCTCGGCCCGCCCGACCCCGCGCCGCGGATCGACGCCCAGACCAGGCCGGGGTGCCGCTCGAGGGCCACGTCCGGGTCGAGCCCGAGCCGCTCGAGGTGGCGGGGCAGGAAGTTCTCGACCACCACGTCGGCGCCGGCCAGCAAGCGGTCGAGCGCCTCCCGGTGGTCGGGTCGGCCAAGGTCGAGCACGACCGACCGCCGGCCGCGGTTGACGCTGAGGAAGTAGGCGGCGTCGTCGCCCCGGAACGGCGGCCCCCACCTGCGGGTGTCGTCACCGGTCCCGGGCCGTTCGACCTTGATGACGTCGGCACCGAGGTCGGCGAGCACCATCGTTGCGTACGGCCCGGCCAGCACCCGGGACAAGTCGAGCACGCGCACCCCGTCGAGCGCCCGGGGTGCCGCCGGCGGTGCTGGCGGCGGCGCCGGCCAGGCGGGACGCTCGTCGCTCACGGTGATCCTCCTGTGGTCGGACGGGACCGGCCTGCCGGGCGGACGGGACCGGGCCGCCAGCGGACGGGACGGCCTGCCGGCGGACGGGACCGGGCCGCCAGCGGACGGGACGGCCTGCCGGCGGACAGGACCGGCCTGCCGGCGGGCAGCCCTTGTCCCGCGGTGCCGATCGGTCCTCGGCCCGCCGGGCTGGCCTCCGCCAGCCCGGCGGCGTCACCGTACGCGCTGTCGCTCCCGAGGTATCCCGTTGACGTAGGACGAGGCCGCCCGCCAGGCTCGGGCGGCCACCAGGCGGCCGAGCACCCTGCCGACGAGGTCGCCGTCCCGGAAGTGGATGCCGCCGTAACGGCGTGACCGTCCGGCCTGGTCGGCGGCGTCGGTGAAGGTGGGCCAGGACAGGGTGACGGGGGCGGCCGGCACCAGGCCGGGCTCGACCCGGGAGCTGCCGGCCAGGACCGTCACCGACGCGTCGAACACGTCGCGGCCAGTGAACCTGGCCAGGATCTCGGCTCCGGCCGCGCTGTAGGTGCTATGCCCGGACACGTACTCGGCGAACGGGGGCGTGTCCAGGTAGGGCTGCCACTCCTCGCCCTTGACCAGCCGGGTGCCCTGGCCGGGACCGGCCCAGGCGGCCACCTTCTCTCCCGCGAACAGGAACTGCACGGCGGTGATCGGGCGGACGGAGTCGAACCTCCGCTTGGCGTCCCAGGCCGCGATGCCGGCGTCGAGGAGCGCGCCGGTGAGCGAGAAGAACAACACCACGTCGTCGCCGAGCCCGTGCCCGTCCCGCTCCGACACGTACTGGGCGAACAGGCACCAGTGCCCGGGCGGCAGCTCGGAGCCGGGACCGTCCGCCCAGTACTCGGCGATCACCTTGGTCTCGTCGTGGAGCTCCGCGCTGTCGGCCAGGATCTGCTCGGCCTGGCGGAGGAAGCCGGGACCAGGATGCTGCTTGGGGCCGAGCCGTGGGCGGAGCTCGGCGCCCGAGGCGAGCGCGAACGGGGTGATCAGGGCCCAGTGGGGAGCGAGGTGGCGTTGCACCACGATCCCGCCCCGTCCGTCGCTCACCCGGAGCGGCTGCCACCGGTTGGGGTCACGGACGACGTCCGGGTCGTTGACCGGCCGGTAGCCGGTCCAGTCGCCGTACGGCTCAGGGTGCAGGTCGCCGAGCTGGTTGGTGCCGTCGCCGTGGCGGAAGCCGAGCACCGTGCGCGCCGCCAAGTCGCCGATGCCGCTCGGCGTGGTGTCGTCGTCGACCTGGGCCGGGTCGTGGCCGAGCCGGGCCATCAGCTCGTCGAAGGTTGGCGCCTCGGACGGGAACAGGTCGACCAGGACGCGGTGGGCGGCGAAGCTGAGCGCCTGCTCGCGGCTGGCGTCGGTCCGCTCCGCGTCGGGCCGACGCAGCAAGCCCCCCAGGCGGGTGCCCACCGCGACGTCGTCGTAGCAGGCCCAGGCGTCGTAGATGGCCGTGTGCAGGATGGCGAGGGCGCGGGCGGCGATCGGCGGGCCGGGCCGGGTGGCGCGGATCGCGCGCAGGGCAGCACGGTTCCATGCCACGACCGTGGTTCGGCTCATCGTCAGCTCCTTCGAGGAGCGGCAACGCCAAGGCCGCCCGCGCGACGCGGGCGGGGCAAGGAAGGCGGCTTGGCCGCACGGGTGGCGGCAGGGCCGCTTCAGGTCGTGCCGGCAGGCGTTGCCAGCCGGATGGGAGTAGGACCGGGGCAACCGACGCTCGGTTGCTACTCAACCTCCTTGCACTGCTGATCGACGTCTGCGGGACGGCTCCCGCAGGAACCCATACTCTTGCAGTCGAACGACTGCTGCAGCCGCAACCCTACCCCCTGGACGGTTACGGCCCCAAACAGCTCAACGATCACGATTGGGTGTCATGCGACCGGGCACGGCCACGTCCGGCACCAGCGCGCGCACGTGGCCTTCGCCGCCCCCGGCCGGGACGCGGTCGACGCCTTCTACGCGGCAGCCCTGGCCAACGGCGGCCGCGACAACGGCCCGCCCGGCCTGCGCCCCGAGTACCACCCGGGCTACTACGCCGCCTTCGTGCTCGACCCCGACGGCAACAACGTCGAGGCTGTCCACCACGACCGGAGCTGACTGGGCGATGCCGAGCTTCCTTCCCGGGACTGCGCTGGCCAGGGCGACCTACGAGGCGGCGGTGCGGCCGATCCTGGACCGCGAGCTTCCCGGGCTGCCGCACGCGGCGGCGCTGATCGGCCGCGGGTCAGGCCGGTGTCTTGGCCGGCGGCGCCGAGGGTCTGGCCAGCAGCCGCCCGGCCAGGACGGCCGTGAACACCAACGGCACGGTCACCGCGACCCGCTGCACGATGCCGTTCCAGGGCTCGAGCACCTCCGACCAGAACACGGCCAGCAGCGCGGCGGTGGCCAGCGAGGCGGCCACCGCCGGGCCGCGAAGATGCGACCAGTCCGGGTCGCCGGCGAAGCGTCTGGCCAGCAGCAGCGGGGCGGCCAGGAGCGCCGCGTACACGATCCCGCTGGCCAGGTCGTGCCCGTGGTTGTGCCAGGACTGCCCGGCGGCGGCGCCGGGCGGGTGGAGCAGCATGCGGTCCCGGCGCAGCAGCCCGGCCGCGACCGTGCCCAGCCCGGCGCAGCGGACCAGCCAAGGTCCGGGCCCGGACCGCCCGGGCCCGCCGAGCGCCTCCGCGAGGGCGGAGCCGAATGCGGTCGTGCAGGCGCCGAGGGCGAGGAAGCCGGCAAGCATGATCTCCGGGTCACGGGCGTCGGGCGCGGCCAGCCCGCTCAGGTGCTCCCCGGCGATGGAGTAGCCACTCTGACGGAGCGTGCTGGTGACCCAGGCCGCGGTGAAGGCCACCGGCCCGGCGATCCCGCAGGCGGCTCGGAGGCGGAACCCGGCGGCGTCCATACCGGGATGCTACCGCGGGACCGGGATGCCGCCGCGGGCGCGGGATGCCGCCGCGGGCGCGGCACGCGCCCGCGGCCTGGTCAGGGTGCGGGGACTCGAACCCCTGACGCGCTGGCTGGATGCCGACGCGGCCGCCTCGGCACACCCTGTCCGATGACACCCTGTTCGGTCACACCCGCCCAGAGCTGGACAACCGAGCCTGAACGGAGCAATCTCGCCTGTCAAGAGCTTGCTGTGGTTCTTCCTGCGCCACTTGATCCATGTTCGGCGCAGCGCCGCGGGCGACCGCCTCGGCACTTGAAGACGTCGGCCCTCCCAGATTCATGTCCAACGGGAGTCATCCGGCCGGCCGGCACCCGCCCTACCTGCAGGACCGGGTGAGGCAACGTCGAGAGGCCCACGCCCCGGCCTATGATCGGTTCGTGACCGGCACCCGCCCACCTGCAGCAGCCGAGTGAGGTAGCGTCGAGAGACTTGTGCCCGGCCTATGATCGCTTTTTGAAGCGTCCTGCACCCTCCACCACTGACGCCCAGGACCTGTCGGCGTCGCAGACCGACCGGCGGGGTCCCTGGCTGCGGCCAGGATGCAGGGCTAGAGGCGCGGGTCGACCGGCTCGCTCTCGAGGGCGAGGACGCCGAAGACGCACTCGTGGACCCGGTGGAGGGGCTCGTGGCGCACGAAGCGCTCGAGGGCCTCGATACCCAGGGCGAACTCGCGCAGGGCCAGGGAGCGCTTGTGGCCGAGGCTGCGGGCCCGGAGGCGGTCGAGGTTGGCAGGCACCGAGTACTCGGGGCCGTAGACGATCCGCAGGTACTCGGGCCCGCGGCACTTCACGCCGGGCTGCGCGAGGCCGCGGCGACCGCGGACGATGCCGTCGAACGGCTTGACCACCATGCCCTCGCCGCCCGCCGCGGTCAGCTCCTCCCAGAACGCGACGCCTCGGGACTGCGACGACGGGTCGGTGGTGTCGACCACGAGCGCGCGGGTGGGCACCACGACCCGCCCGTCCGCGGCGGCGAGACGGCCAAGCACGTCGAGGTGCCAGCCGTGGTCGCGCTGGGCGTGGAGCCGGCCCTCGCCGGCCAGGACTTGGAACGGCGCAAGCCGCAGGTCGTCCACTGACGCCACCGGCCAGCAGTACCGGCCGTACGCGTCCACGAAGCGCCCGGCCAGGGCCACCCGCTCGCGCTGGCGGCCGAGCAGCCCGGCGACCGCCTCGGCCTCCGGCCCGGCGACCGGGCCCGGCGGCCCGTCCCGTGGGGCGCTCGCGCGCCGTTCCGCCGCGGGCTCGTCCCGTGAGGCGGTCGCGAGCCGGTCCGCCGTCGCCTCGAGCGCCTCGACGCTGGCTGCGAGGCCGGCCGTGGCGGCGGCTCCGACCGCAGCGTACTGGCGGCGGAGCAGCTCCTCGGCCTTGACCGACCACGGCATCAGCTCCGCGTCCAGGCAGACCCAGTCGGTGCTGAGCTCGTCCCACAGGCCGCTCGCAGTGAGCGCGGCCCGGACCCGTTCGAGCAGCGCGGCCTCGAGCGCCTGGTCGGCGAAGAACGGGCGACCCGTGCGGGTGTGGACGATGCCGGCCCGGTCCCACTCCGCCTGAAGCGCGGGAGGCCCGTCTGGCTGAAGCGCGGGAGGCCCGCTTGCCTGAAGCGCGGGAGGCCCGGCGACCCCGAAGCGGCGGCGGGCGGCCTCGGGGTCCCGGCAGCAGACGACCACGGCCCGCGAGCCCATGTGCTTCTCCTCGCACACCACCTTGGCCACCCCGTCGTGCCGGTAGGCGGCGAACGCCTGGGCCGGGTGCTCGAGCAGCCCGGGAGCCTGGCTGGTGGCGGTCGGGGCCATGGTCGGCGGCAGGTAGACGAGCCAGCGCGGGTCGGCGGCGAAGCGGCTCATCACCTCCAGGGCGGCGCGGGCGTGCTCCTCCCGGACGGTCACCGAGCTGATCAGGCGGGTGGTCACGATCCGCTTGCCGAGCACGTCCCCGAGCCGGAGCAGGGGGCCGGCGCTCACGCTGCCTGAAGCGCGCCAGGCCGGCCCGCCGGCATCGCCGGAGGCCGGGCTGCCGGAAGCGCGCGAGGCCACGCTGCCGGAAGCGCGGGAGACTGGGCTGCCGGAAGCGCCGGAGGCCGGGCTGCTTGAAGCGCGCCAGGCCGGCTCCGGCGCGACCGCCCGGGGGTCGCCCGGGTCCGCCACTCCGGGCGGGAGCAGCGGCCGGACCGGCTCGTACCAGGTGCGGGCGGCCGGGACGTCGACCAGCTCGCGCTCGGGCCAGCGCAGGGCGGTCAGCCGGCCACCGAATACGCAGCCGGTGTCCAGGCAGATCGTGTTGTTGTGGAACCGGGCCTCGGGGACCGGGGTGTGGCCGTAGGCGACGAGCGCCCGGCCGCGGTAGTCGTCAGCCCACGGGTAGCGGACGGGCAGGCCGTACTCGTCGGTCTCCCCGGTGGTCTCGCCGTAGAGGGCGAACGAGCGGACCGCGGCCGATGCCCGGCCCTGCATCTCCGCACGCATGCCTGCGTGGGCGGCGACCAGGCTGCCGCCGTCCAGCACGAGGTGGCTGACCAGCCCGTCAAGGAACGCCTTGACCTGCTCGACGAACTCCGGCGGCTCGGCCTCGAGCTGGGCCAGGGACTCGGCCAGGCCGTGGGTCTTCTGCACGTCCCGGCCCTGCAGGGCGCGCAGCAGCTTGCTCTCGTGGTTGCCGGGCACACACAGGGCGTCGCCGGCGGCGACCATGCCCATGACCAGC
Coding sequences within it:
- a CDS encoding DUF998 domain-containing protein, whose translation is MDAAGFRLRAACGIAGPVAFTAAWVTSTLRQSGYSIAGEHLSGLAAPDARDPEIMLAGFLALGACTTAFGSALAEALGGPGRSGPGPWLVRCAGLGTVAAGLLRRDRMLLHPPGAAAGQSWHNHGHDLASGIVYAALLAAPLLLARRFAGDPDWSHLRGPAVAASLATAALLAVFWSEVLEPWNGIVQRVAVTVPLVFTAVLAGRLLARPSAPPAKTPA
- a CDS encoding CoA transferase gives rise to the protein MPLLETTIALLANQAANYLIGGSVPEPMGNHHPNIAPYGAYACADGAMMIGAGNDAQFRRLCAVLGRDDLADDPRFADNASRVGHAVQLTRALEEALAAEPAAHWQAELERQGVPVAPVNTVDQVFADAHVREVGLVAEVDHPTGPLPLVRSPVTLSATPAALGLPPPCSASTPRPCWPSSATPGTGSPACSSAGRDAATLSRDGAAPPSRDGAARLAPLRGRRPPDRGLQPIPPGTCSWGEGRSGGPAPWQRNGGGLPVASSANPRLA
- a CDS encoding polynucleotide kinase-phosphatase; its protein translation is MAVPELSLVLLVGASGSGKSTFAARHFKPTEVLSSDACRALVADDQNDQAATPDAFDVLHYVAGKRLAGGRLTVVDATNVEPEARRSLVRLAREHHVLPVAIVFDLPERVCVERNAARPDRDLPARVIRRQRAVLRRSLGSLQREGIRRVFVLRSPEDAEQAVVERERSWSDRRDERGPFDLIGDVHGCVGELAALLAKLGYELAAGPGGAATGASHPHGRRAVFLGDLVDRGPDTPGVLRLVMGMVAAGDALCVPGNHESKLLRALQGRDVQKTHGLAESLAQLEAEPPEFVEQVKAFLDGLVSHLVLDGGSLVAAHAGMRAEMQGRASAAVRSFALYGETTGETDEYGLPVRYPWADDYRGRALVAYGHTPVPEARFHNNTICLDTGCVFGGRLTALRWPERELVDVPAARTWYEPVRPLLPPGVADPGDPRAVAPEPAWRASSSPASGASGSPVSRASGSVASRASGSPASGDAGGPAWRASGSVSAGPLLRLGDVLGKRIVTTRLISSVTVREEHARAALEVMSRFAADPRWLVYLPPTMAPTATSQAPGLLEHPAQAFAAYRHDGVAKVVCEEKHMGSRAVVVCCRDPEAARRRFGVAGPPALQASGPPALQPDGPPALQAEWDRAGIVHTRTGRPFFADQALEAALLERVRAALTASGLWDELSTDWVCLDAELMPWSVKAEELLRRQYAAVGAAATAGLAASVEALEATADRLATASRDEPAAERRASAPRDGPPGPVAGPEAEAVAGLLGRQRERVALAGRFVDAYGRYCWPVASVDDLRLAPFQVLAGEGRLHAQRDHGWHLDVLGRLAAADGRVVVPTRALVVDTTDPSSQSRGVAFWEELTAAGGEGMVVKPFDGIVRGRRGLAQPGVKCRGPEYLRIVYGPEYSVPANLDRLRARSLGHKRSLALREFALGIEALERFVRHEPLHRVHECVFGVLALESEPVDPRL
- a CDS encoding phosphoesterase codes for the protein MSRTTVVAWNRAALRAIRATRPGPPIAARALAILHTAIYDAWACYDDVAVGTRLGGLLRRPDAERTDASREQALSFAAHRVLVDLFPSEAPTFDELMARLGHDPAQVDDDTTPSGIGDLAARTVLGFRHGDGTNQLGDLHPEPYGDWTGYRPVNDPDVVRDPNRWQPLRVSDGRGGIVVQRHLAPHWALITPFALASGAELRPRLGPKQHPGPGFLRQAEQILADSAELHDETKVIAEYWADGPGSELPPGHWCLFAQYVSERDGHGLGDDVVLFFSLTGALLDAGIAAWDAKRRFDSVRPITAVQFLFAGEKVAAWAGPGQGTRLVKGEEWQPYLDTPPFAEYVSGHSTYSAAGAEILARFTGRDVFDASVTVLAGSSRVEPGLVPAAPVTLSWPTFTDAADQAGRSRRYGGIHFRDGDLVGRVLGRLVAARAWRAASSYVNGIPRERQRVR
- a CDS encoding VOC family protein, whose translation is MTIGCHATGHGHVRHQRAHVAFAAPGRDAVDAFYAAALANGGRDNGPPGLRPEYHPGYYAAFVLDPDGNNVEAVHHDRS
- a CDS encoding acetolactate synthase large subunit yields the protein MKVTGAQALIRSLERCDVDVVFGLPGGAILPAYDPLRESSVRHILVRHEQGAGHAAEGYAWATGRVGVCMATSGPGATNLVTALCDAYMDSVPLVAITGQVPSGNIGSDAFQEADITGITIPVTKHNELVTDPARIPGAVAEAFYIASTGRPGPVLVDLPKDVLQASTEFTWPESIDLPGYRPTVRPHAKRVREAAAMLRQARRPVLYVGGGVIKAGAHEPLRELAEAAQAPVTTTLMARGAFPDTHPLALGMPGMHGNYAAVAALQEADLIVALAARFDDRVTGNLATFAPKARIVHADIDPAEIGKNRAADVPIVGDVKLVLEELVAAYRAVVAEEGPGDTGGWRRAMADWKERFPYRYDQRPDGPLKPQYVVERVSALTSGDAVVVAGVGQHQMYASQFFRFSRPRSWINSGGLGTMGFAVPAAMGAQVGRPGELVVAIDGDGCFQMTAQELATCTVERIPIKVFILNNGHLGMVRQWQELFYDERYSEVALGFDVPDYVKLTEAYGGVGLRCDRAEDVDATLEKALGVEGVPTVVDFRVDAHEGVFPMVPAGRPNDEIILGPEFSPEEQAAATRREVRTA
- a CDS encoding zinc-binding dehydrogenase gives rise to the protein MRALVADPSASPALKLDDVPEPSPGPGQVLVRMEAASINRGEIRSARRQPPGTVIGWDVAGTVAALGEGVREFDVGQRVVGLNERGGAFAELVPLPAEWTAPLPDACDPVLASTLPVAGITAVGILRLARVHAGDRVLITGAAGGVGQLAVQLAREAKATVTGQAGSEERAAAVRKAGAETLVHPGDGSDVDGQFDVVLDGIGGPMLGPLLRATAPRGRVVVYGNSADAESTFRVEDFYGKGVVISGFRIFASVAPDQAVRDLANLADQVVAGKLDVRVQATAPLADALGLVRDLYDRKVTGKVVITGNPSTGSPPSM